ctgctgggttttggtgcaaaatgaagaagcgaatgtgacagtcaaagagtccagaagaactgtggctggttctggaagatgctcagtaaaacctacagctcatttccacataaaactgtacctcagactactcatctcatctcattatctctaggccctcgccggccccggggctcaaacgcggaccttcttgctgtgaggcaacagtgctaaccactacaccaccgtgccgccccacctcacctgcacctttttttttaaagcaaagggtcgtctcacaccaaatactgactttgtttcatttattatgacttactgcttatagtattttttaaatgttgaaatatttaatttcgttatttttaagccattttttgtctacagcatttctttacacgtgcccaagatttttgcacagtactatgtatttaacagttattacatgaaatcgagtcgtacatgagctgatagctgacaaggtgcatagcaccgagtcggctataagccatggacgatgagattgagtggaacaacTGTTATTATATCCACGttccctggattttgagaaacagagtgtttttagttttagtttttgcaaattcagtaaataaaaactttatacaaatggcccttttccactaccctttttcagctcacttcagctcgcttcagctcacttcagcccgacacggctcgcgtttcgactaccaaaaaccagcacgactcggctcgcttcagccccgcttagcccctaaaactcgcacggttttggagtggggctgaagcgagccaaaccgagctgagtgaggctgggggcgtgagcagacactcccctgtgcactgattggtgaggaggagtgtcctcacatgcccacacacgctccgcgagcacgctgggatctgtaaacaccgtaaacccggaagaagaataattacgaattacgagaatttctgaagccttatgcgcctcgcctcatctatacgctcttgccagtatctgttggcgttgtcagtgacaacaagccacagaaccaagaccagcaacactaacgactccatgtcctccatgtttattgtttactattcgggtcgtgagactaccgcttaaaagatcactgatgtcactgtttgcgctgtttaatgacatcacgtgacgtccacccactttctctaactccacccaatgtgtccacccacttccagccagcacggttcagcgcggttgtagtcgaaatgcaactccaacagccccgctcagctcgactcagcccaactcagcacggcacggctcagccgcgtttgtagtggaaaagcggcaaaaatgtccaacaaaataatttccgcttagaatgtaaacaaaccagcggaatgacaggagcaatttgtgaaaaatgcaataataataataataataataataataataattcttgaaaaataaaaaaaagatgtgcttttaccatcaaatactttcattccatattttgttgctttttatttttgtattttttgggagttttgttttcgagtagtttttatttcgtcctcggttggttcagcaacacgctccgccattttgttttactctactcaccacaggcgattgctctaagacaacgagggaggctcagcctcctctaaaaatgacgaacatcgtgtaggatgaattgcgctaggcttatgttatagccgaccttataacattgctatttcagatccagaatcatagaaatatatgtgctcaacccactacagtgcgaaaccattcccttataactttaatgtgtgcgtgagtttttccccctcgtgacagcgcgatacagcccagcctcagtggattgggagctctgtgcttgtcaatctcaaaatgcaagacgattattggacaaatactgcgaaaatgcccacccacggagtctcacagactcccagcctcaatggacttcaacggcatttgggagctatgcgcttttcaatctcaaaatgcaagatggttattggacaaatactgcgaaaatgcccgcccacggactcccagcctcacatgggagggacatggcagtttccgcgaggagactggtgattggtgaaagcggccggatattttctttgattgacagctcgtttcaactatagacaggcagcggacagtgttgccagattgggcggtggttttaagtgtattttggcgggttttgaacatattttgggctggataacatcagcagtatctggcaacatcagttcagtcccatgtggattcgcaagtgctgtggtgtattgtaagagatcagcttacatttcgatttcattcattacatacggtttctaccagcttttttagtttgtatatattttcattgtaaataaagtgtaaatatagtgttgtcaagtttgctatcttagttccagaaattttgtttatttgagtgactgaacttgaacttgagggggctagtcagctagcaagaaagctgcgcacggatgccaagcattgctgatttaattttggcgaagccatttgccagtcttcctttcgaggaaaaaattaaaattaaagagcagggtagaccaacgcctcaaattgacttggtgaaaaaggtagggaataatactcgttcctttcagctctcctggtacgagaaagtgaattggctaacagcaagtgacccacatcaacaacagtaaataggctactttagtaatatgtcatggatggaccaaaaatatagaatctatttaaaatatttatgctgagtatattatattggaatatatgtttttctggatatgaattaaacaccgctacaatttggaaaacatttttaaacaaaaacacagccgaggtcaatttttaaacatgccacaattttaaaatataaaatgttaaaatataccccccccccccccccccaacaccaccatcatgtatattggacagtaggctaatgggccaaaagaacctgttatttcacagtttgtgacgctgccaacaatcagccagatcagaggcaagagtatgggcaaaattgatgtgttttttcttttaaaatctggaaatatcgtaaccgaccagcctcccctgtttgaaagactaccagccgccactgctactcacggtatatgagctgatatcctaggagtacagtggccaatcagagcatgtgattgctcatatccagtgaatgtggatagaacaatatGTATTACACTGTGAATACATTCCCTGGCCAGATTATTAGGAACTCACGTAAACCTGTCCATTTATGcaatcatgtagcagcagcaCATTGCATAAATTCACGCAAATACACATCAAGAACTGCAGGTAATGTTCGCATCAAACATCAAAATAGAGGGAAATGTGATCTCGAAATGTGACTTGGCATGGTTGTAAGTGACAggcaggctggtttgagtattttagaaacagctgatctcctgaggttttcctggaaagaaaaaaaaaccatccagtgAGCGACAGGTCTGTATGAGGAAATGCCTTGTTAATCAGAAAGGCCAAAGGAGAATGGACAGGTTGTTTTGATCTAAAGGAAGGTTATGGTAGCTCAAATaactactctttacaactgtgttgAGACTGAGAGGAAAAGCAACTTATAATGAACAACACAACAGAACACTGCAAGCTTTGAGGTTGATGGGCTAAAGAGCAGAAGACCATATTGAGTTTGGTAAGCCTGTGTCTATAGTAGACATGTACTGCTTAGCCTTTAGCAAACATTACTTGGACAAAAACACTCGAGAAACAGCATAAATACAATTTAACATGGTGGTAAGTGGTTTTCGATGCAGGCAATACCTATGTTTGATGTTCTAtttaatatatatatgttatttaccgggcggcacggtggtgtagtggttagcgctgtcgcctcacagcaagaaggtccgggttcgagccccgtggccggtgagggcctttctgtgtggagtttgcatgttctccccgtgtccgcgtgggtttcctccgggtgctccggtttcccccacagtccaaagacatgcaggttaggttaactggtgactctaaattgaccgtaggtgtgaatgtgagtgtgaatggttgtctgtgtctatgtgtcagccctgtgatgacctggcgacttgtccagggtgtaccccgcctttcacccgtagtcagctgggataggctccagcttgcctgcgaccctgtagaaggataaagcggctacagataatgagatgagatgagatgttatttaccagctggaaggtccgtatcatgaaattccgtgaccaaggtcttgaaagtactgaccgaggtcacagtatttcaccatatggactgaccttaagccagtaaataatatatttatttttttctttaccaaattctaacagaaaacgagagcgcctgaaaggcaaaaaccgagctgagccaccattttgaatcctcattcacggctgtaatgcaaatggcttcctcctcggtatacaagtgcacttccatggcaggaaaaaactacattttgccgcctatgtagtcccctatttatacaaataggagtcattcaggattcagccatgactttgctcggcgttagcaagttacaggtttttagcttcctcctgaaatgttttcttttatttcttcttcctcagggtagtaaaactcgcttttgctgtgaagactgtcgttatcgctatccatgctgtaaaattaatgctattctcctgagaaatgctggcaaaaatttataagatttttgataatcttataaataaatcttataaaaaaagagataaatgttgacaaaaaatgcaactatgtttgttgttgttgtgaatgagcgagtcgccagaagtccgtaactggggtccgtaactggggtccgtattgtaggatatggacccgctcgctagccaatcagaacacaggatttgatggaaaccggaccgcgaaaaaaaaagtaatcttATTGCACTATATTTGCATTATGGATAACAACTGTAAAACAAATTGGATGGAAAGCTATGTTATATATCTTCCTAATTTACTTTCTCTGTCTTTTAGGAATGGTCTGCTTTGCTCTGGCCCACCTACTGTACTGTCTTTCCTTCCTTACTTCCCGTTATTCCTCTCACGCCTCGTCTTCCTGGGGCTTCTACTTCTTCTGCCTCCTGCTTTGGGGAGCAAGTGGTGCAGTTTACATCTATCTCCTGCCCTTCCTCCAGAAGTCACCGGAGCCTGAGGTTTTTGTCCTGGCTGTTGGAGGCTACTCGTTTCTCATTGTTCTGATGGTGACTCTTGCGGCACGAACGAGGCATCCACTGGTCCTGCTGGGTGGCCTGGTCTTCATGGTGTCTGACTTCACTCTTGCGCTGCAGCAGTTCAAAGCTGTTGAGCATCTGGATCATGGCAGGCATATTGTCATGACAACGTACTACCTGGCCCAGCTGCTGATCGCCGTTGGTGACGTGAAGGTAACGATGACGGAGCAGGTCGAGGAGCTGCACAAATGGAAGAGGTCATAGGGACGGCACTGAGACTTGGGCATGTGGGACTAATGCAGACTTCATACAGATAGATATGAAGCATTACTGACAGGAGATTCTGTGTTCTGTATTTAAAGGGTTACATAACGTATCGGTTGTAATCCTGTATTGTTTAAGGAATAAATATGAATATTAATATAGATATTATTTATAGCTACTTACCATGCTTATCATTTGAGCTCAAACCGGGACATGTCCTGTCATGACAGAAATAAGAACTCTACTTAGCCTATACTATGCTTCTTACAATATTAAAATAACCAAAAACTCTTAAGCACTAAGTAAGAAACGTTGAATAAACTTGGGGAGTTTGCACATCTGAGCATCTCTCCTGATTCCCTGTTCACCAATTTCAGAGATTatgtgatatttaacagttattccatgaaatcaagtcatgatagccaatgaggtgcgtagtcccgatgagattgagtggaataactgttttattctatccacattcaatagattttgagaaacagagcatttttacctccgccaaggaggttatgttttcggtaacgtttgtttgttggtttgactGTTAGCAAGatgacggaaaaagttatgaatggattgctctgaaatttttttcagaggtgtgactgggcacaagtaacaatccattaaattttggcactgatccggatcaccgtctggatcccagaattttttaaaggattcttggcagaggtctgcgctctccgagtgcttttctagttatttttcatctcatctctcattatctcgagccgctttatcctgttctacagggtcgcaggcaagctggagcctatcccagctgactacgggcgaaaggcggggtacaccctggacaagtcgccaggtcatcacaggcctgacacatagacacagacaaccattcacactcacattcacacctacggtcaatttagagtcaccagttaccctaacctgcatgtctttggactgtgggggaaaccggagcacccggaggaaacccacgcggacacggggagaacatgcaaactccgcacagaaaggccctcgccggccacggggctcgaacccggaccttcttgctgtgaggcaacagcgctaaccactacaccaccatgccaccctagttatttttattttttgcaaatttgatcaataaaaactttatacaaaacatctgccaaaatcatttctgcttagcatgtaaacaaactggtgaaatgacagtagcaatttgtgaaaaatgcgataataataattgttggaatataaaataaaaaagatacgttcttaccatcaaatacttttattctgtattttgttgcttttttggtatttttttgggttttcttcttcttcttcttcttcttcagggttttttggcggttggcaaaccaacttaaaggtgcattaccgtgaCCGACTACAGTAGGCTGGagcgtggaacaggagatattgggaggAGGAagcaaaactatattcttttagctatttctgtttcttttaaatacctgataacaatttttggggttttgttttcgagtcgagtttttatttcatcctcggttagttcagcaacacactctgccattttgttttactctattcacagtatatgagctgatatcctagtagtagagtagccaatcagagtgcacgattgctcatatccaatgaatgtggatagaatgaattgTATTGTCCCTTAATGGAAAGGATCCACAGGACCAATGTTGGCAGTCCAGAAGTGATATTGATAAGGTGTGTGATTGTGTCAGTGTCACTGATTGTGCCATTTGATCAAACACTCTTCTAAACAGGTAAATAGTTCGAGACTAAACCTCATTTAATCATCGTGCTGTAAAAAGACATCCAGTTCGATTGCATTTCAATGACCTTGTGATTACTTTACAAGCTGAGTAGTCATGCAATTACTGCAGACGATTGCAACATCTAATTTCCCCACACAGGCCTGGATGATAACCTGAGCTGACTTTTTGTTGTGTCACTTACCGTACTAGGCATAACCTCCAAACACATTATTCATGTGGTATTTAAGGCTTGTTGTTGGTCCTCATGCCATCCAACATGACAAACTACTTCCAGCATGCAGGCCACACCATGAGGTGACTTTCCTCAGAGCACATATAAATACAGGAGTGTTAATAACTGCAGTAGCCTTACTGAATGTGTTTATCAACTAGTTAAGAGTAAGAACTGGTTTATAGATGAGTAATTGTGAGCCTGTAATGAATAGTACTATTATAGTTTAGGAGGCGAGGTGGccaagcgaacggtccccggttcgagcctcgcctcggacagtgatctggggctcgcttcctgtccacccagcagtgaatggggacctggtggaaacactggggaagttaaaggcggcgaggaaaggaactggccaccctacctcaccatgccgacggcctagacagagtgtgctctctaacaggcactccccaacgtacgtacgaaaacgtatatggggctctttgacttgacttgattatagTTTATTCACTGAAGACTCAAAGTGCAACTTTCTACTTGACAGAGTAATACTGTACTGACTTTGACATCGATATTATCTTTGTGTTatctttatgaactatttaaatgTGTATGATAATCGTTTGGTAATTTATTGGAGCCATTTTATTCGTGACATGTCCACTCagaacacattttttttaaagctgatGATCTGATTAGTGTAAGGAGGCTGTTATAAaacgtctgtgaaggttctcggtcatccaggtcatcgtaatccgTAGGTGTGACATGATACATAGATATTTGCAATATATACAAAACatggtataaataaacagtagtgcaaatagtgatagtgcaatgaagtcagttcaagtcaattcagtttgtttggggggggggttgttgatgAGTATGTGTGCATGGAAGGGGGAGCGTGGGGGgtggagttcagcagtgagacagctgaaggaaaaaaactgttcctgaacctggtggttttggtccgaaggctcctgtagcaccttccagagggcaggagagtgaacagtttgctctcctgagacatcgcttcctgtagacatcctcaacagcaggaagtgaggctcccacGATATGCTGGGcgatcttcaccaccctctgcagtgccttccGGTCTGAGACAGAACAGTtcccataccacactgtaatacagtTAGTTAGGATGCTCTTGATGGTACAAtggtagaagttcaccaggatgtctgaagagaggtgttttttcttcagagtcctcaagaaaaagagacgctggtgagccttcttgaccaagttggagcagttggttgtccaggtgaggtcctgcgagatgtggatccccaggaatttgaagatGGTCACACGCGCCACTGCTGCAccgttgatctcatctcatctcattatctgtagccgctttatcctgttctacagggtcgcaggcaagctggatcctatcccagctgactatgggctaaaggcggggtacaccctggacaagtcgccaagtcatcacagggctgacacatagacacagacaaccattcacactcacattcacacctacggtcaatttagagtcaccagttaacctaacctgcatgtctttggactgtgggggaaaccggagcacccggaggaaacccacgcggacacggggagaacatgcaaactccgcacagaaaggccctcgccggccacggggctcgaacccggaccttcttgctgtgaggcgacagcgctaaccactacaccaccatgccgcccttgcaccgttgatctcatctcattcatctcattatctctagccgctttatccttctacagggtcgcaggcaagctggagcctatcccagctgactacgggcgaaaggcggggtacaccctggacaagttgccaggtcatcacagggctgacacatagacacagacaaccattcacactcacattcacacctacggtcaatttagagtcaccagttaacctaacctgcatgtctttggactgtgggggaaaccggagcacccggaggaaacccacgcggacatggggagaacatgcaaactccacacagaaaggccctcgccggccccggggctcgaacccaggaccttcttgctgtgaggcgacagcgctaaccactacaccaccgtgccgcccttgcacCGTTGATGTGGAtgtaaattacattacattacaggcatttagcagacactcttatccagagcgacgtacaacacacccagagcagcctggggagcagttgggagttaggtgccttgctcaagggcactttagccattcctgctggcccagcgactcaaaccagcaaccttttggtctcaaagctgcttctctaaccattaggtcatggcttcctctAAATTACTCTTACTTGAGTGATTTTCTTGATCACTAGTCTACTTTTACTCAATGAATTATTACTTCAGTAGCAGCACTTTTACTTAAAGTCTCTGTGTTGTATTCTTTCCACCACTGGTTCAACCTGTTTTGTTGATGCTGTATAAATGTAAACGCGATGTCCACCAGGTGGCGCTAAAGCTTTACTCTTCAATTTCTCAGCTAGAAGAAGCTCCGGGTCACACAGGATTTCAGTTACATCTAAAAGCACACACCACTAAAGAGTGTATAAAAGTTTATGATGGAAAATACCAAGAGACAAGTTACAGTAGTATGACTTGGTAATAATTGTATTTTACACTTCCTTTTAGAAATGTGGAGACatgaacatggtggtgtagtggttagcactgttgcctcacagcaagaaggtcctgggttcgagcccagtggctggtgagggcctttctgtgtctgcatgggtttcctccgggtgctccggtttcccctaaaggcatgcaggttaggctaattggtggctctgatttgactgtgagtgtgaatggttgtttgtctctgtgtcagccctgtgatgacctggcgacttgtccagggtgtaccccgcctctcgcccatagtcagctgggataggctccagcttgcctgcgactctgtagaacaggataagcggctacagataatggatggatggatggtttgtaCTAACGTATTAAACTATTAAAAGATAGGGTTTCACGTGAGTAAATATGTGACAAGAACTAATCGCACACTCATTTTTCATGCATATGATCAGTTTTTCCAGGGGCACCAATAAGAATTTTGACCCTACTTacaggttaaaggagaactgaaggcaaatttttttattatcaaaattctatctcatctcatctcattatctctagccactttatccttctacagggtcgcaggcaagctggagcctatctcagctgactacgggcgaaaggcggggtacaccctggacaagtcgccaggtcatcacagggctgccacatagacacagacaaccattcacactcacattcacacctacgctcaatttagagtcaccagttaacctaacctgcatgtctttggactgtgggggaaaccggagcacccggaggaaacccacgcggacacggggagaacatgcaaactccgcacagaaaggccctcgccgaccccggggctcgaacccaggaccttcttgctgtgaggcgacagcgctaaccactacaccaccgtgccgcccaaaattctatttatctcattttattaaatataggaatccatttttgatcgctattttgtcactgctagagcgagttatgagtgtttgaaatatgctctgtaatatatcagtccatatgtcaaagcgatggccataaacgagattcgttgagacctgtgcgagacatcgtaggacggaagtaaaatgtacagcggaaatcaaagcgaccgacatctgccaacgttgtcaaaagacacgcgcgccctctttcgaacgctgacgtaatcaagccggaagttttttgttttgatagcaatcaggaaagtttgaaaaaagtaggcagtcatcgtcatttaaactcgtttttgtgcaatatttcgtttggaagacagttttcaaaatggcggcactgacacctggctgacacttcacgtttcaaagtctcgcacaaggctcgtgaagatcacacggataagcgatgcctgccgtggaccaaacgaactaaattcaacatggctaaaaaccgaataggctgataagtataatatttaattgcaattcgttgccaatacgagtcacgatataaggttgctaaaaccgaaaacgtaattgaataacacgttaattaagaaataaagcaagtttaaaaatgacttcagttctcctttaaaactcTGGGCCTCTCAtagaagaagccaagccaagaagcctttatttgtcacatgtacactcaagcacacagtcaaatttaacccatctgaagcagtgaacacacacatgcgagcaaagaactgcatgtctttggactgtggaggaaacccacacagacacgcggagaacatgcaaactccacacagaaaggcccccatcggctgctgggcttgaacccagaaccttcttgctgtgaggcgacagtactaaccactacaccaccatgccgcccaataagATACCTCATTGTTCTAGATTATTTATGTTCCCAAGGGTCCTCTTGTCAATCCAGGATCCTTGGAATCATCTCACCCCTCCAACATCCATCTGAGATTTTTAATAGAGATGAAACGATACCACTTTTTCTTCTCTGATACCAATCCAGAAACTCAGCTGATATTGATATACAcccaatattaattaattaatt
This genomic interval from Neoarius graeffei isolate fNeoGra1 chromosome 20, fNeoGra1.pri, whole genome shotgun sequence contains the following:
- the tmem86b gene encoding lysoplasmalogenase — protein: MDILETDAYDRRQRRNTSCILFLFLLPFFASAALYFYLWIPDSAPSILAAGVKAAPVLSLVFMVLSYNGVWSLLGVAGGLVMSAGGDVCLIWPHLFLQGMVCFALAHLLYCLSFLTSRYSSHASSSWGFYFFCLLLWGASGAVYIYLLPFLQKSPEPEVFVLAVGGYSFLIVLMVTLAARTRHPLVLLGGLVFMVSDFTLALQQFKAVEHLDHGRHIVMTTYYLAQLLIAVGDVKVTMTEQVEELHKWKRS